Genomic DNA from Mastomys coucha isolate ucsf_1 unplaced genomic scaffold, UCSF_Mcou_1 pScaffold16, whole genome shotgun sequence:
aaaacaaaacaaaacaaaacaaaacaaaacaaaacaaaaacctttttacTTAGGAGAGCGCTATGAAATAAGATTCTATCAGTGGACCCAGGAATTTggtctataaaaacaaaacaaacaaaaatgaacgTTGCTTGATtctagggaaggaaaggaaaagaaaggaaaggaagaaatggtaGAGAGCTTGCTACACATACCTTCTGCAAAGTccaggcttctccttctctgtctgtcctgctgCTTTGATGCCTCTTAGGCACTTAGTAGCTCCCAGGACAGAGGGTAGGGACAAAACCTTAGCTATCCACCTGCAACGTTTTACTTCCTGAAAACCTCCCTTCCCACTCTAAAGGAGTAGACAACAGTATTTCTCACGTGCTAACCTGGGCCCGCCAGCTCCGTCAGAAGGAAACTGGCATTTACCTAAGCCAACTGGAACTTGCTATTATTTACAGGTCAAGAGTTACAATTTATTGAAGTCTGCTTTGAAGAAAGAGGTTTATGATTAGACTTTTGTACTTTCCATCCTTAATTACTAACCTCCTTAATCCTTAGTTAATCATCGCAATTGTCTGTGGTAGTCCTAAAGTCATGTTTACCAGTTCGGGATGGTTACCGTACCCGAGGATTCACGGATAGTTAAATGAAGCTAGGAGTGAAACCAAAGACCTGAACAGTTAAAGAAGGATTCAAAGTCCATGCGAACCCACCGACAAAAAGAGTTGAGCCTCTTCAGAATTTCAAACACATGTCAAAATGATTTTAAGGTCATTTTAGAAATAAGCAAGTCTTGAAAATAGAGGAACGGCGGATTAATAAAAGATTACAGGAAATTGCATTTGAActatttgcttttgagacagaccGATCACCGGACCCACAGACTGTGACGGGGTAAGGTCCACTCCCATCTCTCTGTGCTGACAAACCGAGTCTCCCTTCGTTAAGGGGCGCGGGTCAGAACGCCAAAGGCAGAGAGGTTCCCATGGGCAGCCTGGAGCTGGTCTTGTGCACAGTTCCTCAGCGAGTGACCGTCTCTCCTCCGCCACCCGAACTTCAACCCTGACCCCCCCAAGAGCGGCACTGCACAATCTACGGTTTAACCTGTGCCATTTCAACACCATCACCAAGTACCCGCAAATGGGTCGCCAATGAATGAGCAGcaggctgggaggagagagacagccACCAGCTGACCCCCAGCAGAGGAAAACTGAGCAAGGATGCCCGGGGCGGGGCGGCCTGGGGGGGAAGGCGGTGGCGACCAGAGCCACGTCCCCCGCTGGAGCCACGTCCCCGCGCGCTCCGCAGGACGCGCAGCCCGCAGCCCATCCTCCTCCCGGCCCGGCGCTCACCGCTCGCAGCCGGTGCTCGCACGCCGGGGGCGCTCGCTGGGCGCGGAGGACCCGGGGGACTGGGCCCGGGAGCTGCAAACTTTGCGCGGCTCTTGCCCGCAGAGGTAACCTCTCCGCCCCAGGCCGCAGTCCGGGCGCCGCAGCGGGCCGGGCTCCGGGCGGCTCCGGCGGCGCCGAGGGCGGGGTCTCCGGCCGGCGGAGCCCCGGGCAGCGCGCAGCTCTGTTTACCGCGGGCCCGCCCTCCTCCCCAGCCCGCGCCCTGCGCGCTCCTGACATCATTCATTCTCGCACTCTCGCCAGCCCTCTGCTGCTCCCAAGCTGTGACTCACCCCGGGCCCCGAGGCTCCCGCGACTCCGAGCCGACCGAGTCTCTCCGGACGCCTAGCCAAGCTCGAAAAACCGGTGCGACTTCTTCGGTGGGGAGGCGATCCCAGCCGACcgaccctccctcccctctgcggCCCTAGAAGATGCAGCGAAGGAGGGGCTTGGCAGGCTGCACGAGGTGGCTCCGGGCCGCAGGCTGAGCGCAGAGCCCGGCAGACCTCCCCGAACGCGGGCGGGGATCAATCTGGGAAAGTTCTCTGGGTGCCGCTCCCAGCAACTttctggggtggggcagggaagggaTAAGCCACCTCCGCACCTCCTCGGGTTTCGGAAACTGCTTCCTAATAACGACGTGTGCGGGCCAGGGGCACCGGCGCTGACTCAAGGGGTGGTGCCCTGCCTAGGTCGAGGGGGTGGGTTTCCAAATATCACAAGACCGCTTGGCGAGGTTAGTCACCACGGGCCTGGTTGCACCTCTAGGTGAGTTGGAAGGGTGCTTGTTCCCGGTAAATGAGACTAATGATGCTAACCTTGTCATTTGCTCCGTTAGGTGAATTGAGTCCTGGCAAGGATGAGAAACCGGAACCAGAATGACCACTGAAAGAATGACTCTCTACTTAAATGGACCTGTGCGTTTCTGTTGGCCTTGGGAGCACAAGTGTCCATAtgtgtctccccacccccccgccGCACCCCCGGTGATCTCACCAATTAGGTTGCAGGAAGGGTTGGTTGTTTCTGTCTAAAAATGGCCAAGGCTCTGCATTTCCTTGGAGTCCTTTCCACACCTTGTGACAGTTTTCAGTCAACCATGGTGGTCTTGGAGGGGGTAACTAGGCATCCAGGCAACTGGCTAAACCTCCAATGAATTTAATTGATAGAAATGCTTTTTATGTCATTGCCTACTTCTCTTCTGGATTACGTTCACACGAGTAGGTAGGATTGTACAGGCTGTCCTATGGGGATTAACATAAtccacaaaaataataataagcattTCTGGTGTTTCGTGTATCATTTGTTTCAATAATCATTAAACCCAATGACAGCGAAATAGAACTTCTGAGGGAGGTGCCAAGCTGGCAGGTCAAAGATGATGTCACAATACAGAAGTTTAAGTTAACCTCTCCTGAAGTTAACCACAGATTAGCCTTCATTGTGGGGAGCTACAGAAGGCAGGAATTCAGAAAAGAGCATCAACAATGACATTTCTCTTCCTtgggtttatttttcctttgctatAAGGAGTTCCTTTTTACATTTACCAAACCTAGGCATTTTGCCCAGAAGGCAATAGAAATGGATTGGTGTGATAGCATGCTGACCGAGTAAGTAGAAATTTGaaccaacattttttttccccagacaacCACAGATGTGATCCAGAAGTTTAGCGTCTGATCCATGGGTGACAGAGAGGGTCAAGAGTCTATGTAGGTGAATCTGGGTGAACAACCCACCTACCTCCTACTTCATAATTGAAATACTTGTACATTAGGGAGATAAATACCTAATATAAGTAtacctttatatttatatctaagtAAAGACCTGAGGAAAATGACGCTGTAGGGTTTTTGAACTGTGTACATGGATGAACTTTTAAGAGCCCCAAAGCCCTGAGCCCTGGGTGCACTGTTGCAGGATATGATTGCTGCAGATTCTACATGGGCCTCTGTGCCGAAGGCTGTTTAATGGGTAGCTTGGAACATGTGGTCCTTATGCT
This window encodes:
- the LOC116093798 gene encoding collagen alpha-1(III) chain-like translates to MSSRLGGERQPPADPQQRKTEQGCPGRGGLGGKAVATRATSPAGATSPRAPQDAQPAAHPPPGPALTARSRCSHAGGARWARRTRGTGPGSCKLCAALARRGNLSAPGRSPGAAAGRAPGGSGGAEGGVSGRRSPGQRAALFTAGPPSSPARALRAPDIIHSRTLASPLLLPSCDSPRAPRLPRLRADRVSPDA